Within the Thermoanaerobaculia bacterium genome, the region CGCGAGCCGCACGCGCTGCGCGCCCTCCTGACGAAGCTCTCCGGCATGGTCGCCGGATACCTCGCCGCGCAGCTCGAAGCGGGAGCCGACGCCGTGCAGCTCTTCGACACGTGGGCGGGGGAGCTCTCCCCGGCCGAGTACCGCGAGTTCGCGCTGCCGTACGTCCGCGACGCCGTCGCGAAGCTCGAGCGGTTCGGCAAACCCGTGATCTATTTCGTCAACGGGATCGCCGGGATCCTCGATGCGGCCGCGGAAACCGGAGCGCACGTCCTGTCGATCGACTGGCGCTGCTCGCTTTCGGACGCCCGGCGCCGCGTTCCCGGCCGCGTCCTCCAGGGAAACCTCGATCCCGCGCTGCTTTTCGGCACGCCCGAGTCGGTCGCGAACCGGGTGACGCAGATCATGGCGGAGACCGGGGGCCTCGGGCATATCGTCAACCTCGGGCACGGCATTCTGCCGGAGACTCCGATCGAATCCGTCGCCGCGTACTACGAAGCGGTGCGGGGGAAACCATGAACGACGTCTCTTACGAGCTCCTGCACAAGTACAACGTGGCGGGCCCGCGGTACACCTCCTACCCGCCCGCGC harbors:
- the hemE gene encoding uroporphyrinogen decarboxylase is translated as MPEPTSRQRFLDAARGRPVDRPPAWMMRQAGRYLPEYRKIREKLSFFGLCEDVDAAVEVSLQPFRRFRPDAVILFSDILVPIRAMGAPVEIDDGGPRLGRPVRTGADVAALHGFDPEGETRFVMDILRSLRKSLGDSAALLGFAGAPWTLASYLVEGGGSKNFTAIKRMITREPHALRALLTKLSGMVAGYLAAQLEAGADAVQLFDTWAGELSPAEYREFALPYVRDAVAKLERFGKPVIYFVNGIAGILDAAAETGAHVLSIDWRCSLSDARRRVPGRVLQGNLDPALLFGTPESVANRVTQIMAETGGLGHIVNLGHGILPETPIESVAAYYEAVRGKP